A window of Palaemon carinicauda isolate YSFRI2023 chromosome 27, ASM3689809v2, whole genome shotgun sequence contains these coding sequences:
- the LOC137620563 gene encoding uncharacterized protein, whose product MMKGLLFCVILGAVSADNRPPSNSYGPPSNSYGPPRNGYGVDPAIAALAENIPGGGVPGEDYPILASVPDTGFDCNAQNVMGYYADTAREAGCQVFHICQDRPSGRRQQDSFLCPNGTIFNQQYLVCDWWFNFDCADAESFYSVNELLGVIPYGYGNGNGNGNGVGAPRGAYGAPPAPSNGYGAPL is encoded by the exons ATGATGAAGGGACTGCTCTTCTGCG TCATTCTCGGGGCTGTTTCTGCTGATAACCGCCCTCCCAGCAATAGCTATGGTCCTCCCAGCAATTCCTATGGACCGCCTAGAAATGGCTACGGCGTAGATCCTGCCATTGCTGCCCTAGCAGAGAACATCCCCGGAGGTGGCGTCCCTGGAGAGGACTACCCTATCTTGGCCTCTGTTCCTGACACCGGGTTCGACTGCAACGCCCAAAACGTTATGGGCTACTACGCCGACACCGCCAGAGAAGCTggctgccaggtcttccacatctgccaggaCAGACCCAGTGGACGCCGCCAGCAGGActccttcctctgccccaacggaACCATCTTCAACCAACAGTACCTCGTCTGTGATTGGTGGTTCAACTTTGACTGCGCTGATGCAGAGTCCTTCTACTCCGTCAACGAACTCCTCGGAGTTATCCCTTACGGCTACGGCAACGGAAACGGTAATGGCAATGGAGTCGGGGCTCCACGAGGTGCCTATGGAGCTCCACCTGCTCCCTCCAATGGATATGGCGCACCGCTTTAA